From a region of the Gymnogyps californianus isolate 813 chromosome 22, ASM1813914v2, whole genome shotgun sequence genome:
- the DNALI1 gene encoding axonemal dynein light intermediate polypeptide 1 — translation MIPPPDSLLRYNPPVLVSRRTEKRSPGARPLKGTPPPPAPTGPVPPPPRTAAAAAESAKQPQELLNAILPPREWEEENRRWVQEVSSAPSTRLDVVHLQEQLDLRLQQRQARETGICPVRRELYSQCFDELIRETTINCAERGLLLLRVRDEIQMTIAAYQTLYESSVAFGMRKALQAEQGKSDMEKRIAELEEEKRELERQVSEQKAKCEAIEKRENERQQIEEKKHTEEVQFLKRTNQQLKAQLESIIAPNK, via the exons ATGATCCCGCCGCCGGACTCGCTGCTGCGGTACAACCCGCCGGTGCTCGTCAGCCGCCGCACGGAGAAGCGCTCCCCCGGG GCCCGCCCGCTGAAGGggaccccgccgccgcccgcaccGACGGGGCCCgtcccgcccccgccccggacggcggccgccgccgccgagtCCGCGAAGCAGCCGCAGGAGCTCCTCAACGCCATCCTGCCGCCGCG ggagtgggaggaggagaaccGGCGGTGGGTGCAGGAGGTGTCCAGCGCGCCCAGCACCCGCCTGGACGTCGTCcacctgcaggagcagctggacCTGcggctgcagcagaggcaggcgCGGGAGACCGGCATCTGCCCCGTCCGCAGGGAGCTCTACTCGCAGTGCTTCG ATGAATTGATCCGTGAAACTACAATTAACTGTGCAGAGCGAGGACTGTTGCTGCTTCGAGTCAGGGATGAAATCCAAATGACAATCGCTGCTTATCAGACGTTGTACGAGAGCAGTGTTGCGTTTGGCATGCGGAAGGCACTACAGGCTGAGCAAGGCAAATCTGATATGGAAAAAAGA ATTGCAGAGCTAGAAGAGGAAAAGCGGGAGTTGGAAAGACAAGTGAGCGAACAGAAAGCTAAATGTGAAGCTATTGAAAAGCGTGAAAATGAAAGGCAACagatagaagaaaagaaacacactgAAGAGGTTCAGTTCCTGAAACGAACAAATCAACAGCTGAAG gccCAACTTGAAAGCATCATTGCACCAAATAAGTAG